Proteins encoded in a region of the Pseudomonas denitrificans (nom. rej.) genome:
- a CDS encoding phosphotransferase system, HPr-related protein — protein sequence MTSSAKSSAKKEPNPQHIEIDDTQDRMGSVRELDFEKAPEGRIGDERSPEEVEREFPAQRRREMGQTGGETLGDSAVEDGVSMDDLAPETLIDEDGTESPLEPGDSAPVDKQLHIRRESEIGGGIGLDEAEEGRVRPLDGKPWDDSDPDEEQ from the coding sequence ATGACCAGTTCCGCCAAGAGCTCCGCGAAGAAAGAACCCAACCCGCAGCACATCGAGATCGACGACACCCAAGACCGCATGGGCAGCGTGCGCGAGCTGGATTTCGAGAAGGCTCCCGAAGGACGCATCGGCGACGAGCGTTCGCCCGAAGAGGTGGAGCGCGAGTTTCCTGCGCAGCGCCGCCGCGAGATGGGCCAGACCGGTGGCGAGACCCTGGGCGACAGCGCCGTGGAAGATGGCGTGAGCATGGACGATCTGGCCCCGGAAACCCTGATCGACGAGGACGGTACCGAATCGCCGCTGGAGCCGGGCGACAGCGCACCGGTGGACAAGCAGCTGCACATACGCCGCGAAAGCGAGATTGGCGGTGGTATCGGCCTGGATGAGGCGGAGGAAGGCCGCGTGCGTCCGTTGGACGGCAAACCCTGGGATGACTCCGACCCCGATGAGGAGCAATGA